ATTTgcacttgcattttttttttggcgagtGTTGTGAAAGGTCTCAGATCAAAACCGTCACGTGCACTCTCTTAAGTATCTCACAATAAGCATTTTAAGAGACATCTCGGGACGGTCATTCTCCATAAAATTAGATTATTACAAATAGTGATGTCTCTGACAGTAAGGGAATTATGATGCCTAGACAAGAGATTATGGGCAGAGAAAATAGGTCCAACTACCTATCAGGTAATAAGAACCTCGTGGAGGGTATAGTCTTATCAGTTTATAAAGCTTGCCGCCACATCTTCTGTATAGTTTCTCGTCGTATATGCCTGCTGCATACATCCAAAGAGTTACGCCCAAATCATTACAATGAGACGTTCTCAACAAGGAATAGGTATGTAATACCGGCTGTTTGGTATACTATTTGAAGTGCATATAAACTTCTGGGAACactttggacattttttttttccaaatataGGACTTTTAAATGTCATTTAATACTAGAGCTCTTCAATTTGAAGAAGCAAGCAGTTGTAGCAACGTTTATAACATGGAGTCTGCATGAAAGactttattttgcaaaatgtaAAAATCCACGGGAAGCCTTACATATATCATCAATTGAGTGGACAGAAGTTGAAGTGCAGGCGTAGTGGTTCATAGTCGTTTTGGATGCTTGTTTAGATAAAGCACGTTCTTTTCATCTAACACAGTCGAACCCTAACACTAATTATTTtctattacttttttttacacTGTGTTCTTTACAATCCCATTTCCAAACTCTCAAGATCGGCTTGTTTCTCAACACAAAAtcaaactttgcaatttttgtcGAGCGTTGCGAAAGATCTGAGATGACGTCAAAACCGTCACGTCCACTCTCCTAAGTATCTCACAATAAGCATTTTAAGAGATATCGCAGGACGGTCATTCTCGATAAAACTAGATTGATACGTGTGATGTCTCTGGCAGTATGTGAAGTAAAATGTTGAGAAAATAGATTATTGGCAGAGAAAACAGGTCCACTTTCCTGTCAGGTTTATTCCTCACCAGTTTATAGAGGTTGCCGCCACATTTTCTGTATAGTTTCTCATTTTCTATTTGGTCGTATATGCGTGCTGCAAACATCCAAAGAGTTAGACCCAAATCATTACAATGAGACGTTCTCAACAAGGAATAGGCATGATATTATCAATTATCGTGAGAGTATATGGCTGTTTCATCATGGCTTTGGCAACGCGGTAAAATTCCAGTATCACTTGGTTTCGCGTAGACCTTTCTGTCTGGTCGGGGACTGTTTCTGATAATCATCATTCCAAGAAAGAGAAGTCTGTCGTTGTTCTCAAGTTCCTATATGAAACTGAGTGAAGGGTGGATTTCATCCAGTGTTCACAAGAATACCGAGGCAGATGAAACATCGGGCATTTTGCTAAGGCTTTTATCAACAAAGGGCGAATAGAAAGCAGCCATCTTGTTTtggcttttcaatttttcttcaatatGGCACATAAACGCATTTTTCATTAGTGGTCCGAAGGAGAGACCATGGCAACCCTATCCACTTGCTCGTACAAATTTCCTGCAAATTGggaaaggtgttttttttttttgtgatgttaaGGACATATCTCCTATTGAAACCTTTGTCTTCGAACGCTTTCTCTGCTTGGATTTCGATGCTTCATCAGCCTCTGTTTTCTTCTCAACGCTGAATGAAATCCACCCTTCACTCATTTTTACGATGGAACTGAATGATGCACACTATGTCGTCTTTACGAGCCGACACTTTCATCAACGTGGGGAGGAACACGAGCGATCAAAACCCGGCAATCACGGAAAGGATCCCTAAACCATCGAAAGAAATTTCAAGATTCTGAAGAAATGTCAGAGCGAACTGGACTGTTTGatctttgaaatgctttttattcgCGAACTTGAACCAAAACTGAACAAACATAGTGATTCGATCCGAGCAAGAGTATTAACCTTATCGATTCAATTTTAACATTGTCTTTTTCGCCTTAgcgttttttatcattcttgcCTCgattttctcttaatttttctATGTAAATATTTTAGAGTTTTAGTGAGAATCTCATTAGCATTTTTACAATTGATTATATAGATAAGCACATGACAAAAATTTGATCCTTCAACTTCAAACTGACCATATATGGCAgcatgataaaaattttatcctTCAACTTGAAAATGACACTTGGCAGTCGAAACGTCGTTGCTTTTTAACCTTAATATTTATAGTAAAATCCGTTTATATCGAGGTTATGAGATTTCGTAGATTTGGCAGATTTCCTTGCTATTCTTTACTTAGTTGGTTATTGAAGAAGTTGTCAAAGGATCGTTCATTGTGAATCGTTGATTAAAGATCGTTGCTGGTTTGAGCTAATTATAAAATaacctaaaaatatttttgagagCAAGCGTGAAAGGGAATTCTAAATGGAGATTGGTAACATCCACAGTTGATCCTTACAACTAGTAAcactcttgatgaaagggaatcagcgactggttttgctgttattccttacattcagagtgttacggaacccatcaagagaattttgaatagccacaacgttaaagttgctcaaaaaccttttcagactttggggcatattttcgccaaatcTTAGGAttctgtcacgaaagaacaacgaaccgacgccattcaTTCTATCCCTTGCAATGACTGGGACAACGAATACATCAGACAGActagtttggtacacgtttgaaaggGCATCAAAAAccggttttcctttgcaaaaaggaaaattcagcattatcggagcacacatgcctaactaacaatacaattgggtgggataattctcaaattatcaccactaatcggcgttaccaccagcgcctttgttaGAGGCTTAGCATATTAACTCCGTCCACGCTCCTgtaaatcgtgacgatggcagCTTGCTTCCTGACCCCTATTTACaactcgtcagaaaaaaaggcagcttactagtgatcatataaaaagacctcttgttgcagcgtttagatcacccctgatgaaggcactagacaggagtgtcttaacgttgggtctatgaattgaaACTtattcggttacattcattaaatctgtaaaccagagtagcatcaaaccgtggctgattgtccacctggttgccgtgtgaactttaatataatttaACCAATTTATGTTTACTGTATAGGCTAACGCAAAAGGGGTAATGCAAATATGTTGTCTCTTAAGTTGATCTGGTTTTTGAAATTCCTAAACAGTAAACGAGACTGTAGAATCCGGTAATAAAGCACTAAGGTTTGACTTCAAGAGACATCTTTACCGAGTATGTTTTCCCTACCCACTTCAGCTTATGTAATAATACTCTAGCGAATTACTACATTCAAATTTCTTCTTACTCACTTGTGTATGTGCCTATGATTCACTAAAAATAAGGCTGAGAATTCCCTTCTAATCTAAAGTTCTGGTATAGTGGGTAAACAAAACGTACAACCTAAAGGAGTCTATTGATTTCAAACATTTATCCTTCGAGATTCGTTTCTTCGATGCTGAAAGTTACCAAACGACATATCTATCTACATGTCTGTTGTCTTTACCAAGTGGGGTATTTCATTTTCCGCTAAGACGCATTATAATTTAGTTCTAACAACGCGTTTTCACTACAAAATCCCCTTTCGGACGACctaaatttcaaacatttctaaGGGAGTATGCTACCTATTTACCACTCCAAGAACTTCATTTCTTCGGCGGATATTAATCCGACCACCCTTACTAATCCTGGATCTGCCCTAAGCAGTAAATTTACACCTCATAATAAGATTTCTTTCCTTTAGGTTCTGACCTGCTTTTTCTGGCACTTTCTGTGACTTATCAAATTCTATCATCAACCCAGGCATTCCCAATAGATTGCCAAAAGAACACTGCAGTCTGTTTGGAAGAAATAATGAAGGAAGTCACCCAAGTTCGATTTGAGGTTAAAATTCTCACGGAGAACAAAACATTGGCGAGACGTAAGCACGATTCCTCTTCGTTCATGTGTGTTACTATCTTTATTaacatttattcatttcaattctACTTGTAATTTTTCAAGAGTATATCAACTGTTATTCccttttatttcatcaacagctAAGAACTGTGTTGAGCTCTACCATTCCGGTCAAAGGATCAGCGGTGTTTATACAGTCGATCCAGATGGCTCAGGCGCCTTTAATGTATATTGTGACCAAACTACTTCTGATGGGGGGTGGATTGTCTTCCAGAAGAGAATGGATGGCTCTGTTGATTTTAATCGAACCTGGAATGAGtacaaacatggctttggtAACTTGGtcggtgaattttggctcggactggacaagataaaCCGTCTGacacaaaacaagacaaagaacatGCTTCGGGTAGCTCTGGGGGTAACTACTCGCCAAACTGTTCACGCTGAGTATGAATGGTTTGGAATTGGGAACGGGACGACTGACTACCGGCTGTACATCGGCAATATGACAAGTAAGTAAACCGTCTTTTTAAACAGTCATCGTTGGATTTTTATATGTTACTTCCCTTTCGACGTCTAGTGCCCTATTCGCACCAAAGCTTAACAGCTGTTTTGCTAAAAACGATTAAAACTGCTTTCTTCAGAGAGGCTGCTTAAACTGATGTTTGTCCACCTCAAATTGAGCCAActgaaaatacaagttagtgacaacttgaatcctatggaaaacTCAGTTATTCATTTTTCTGTTACTGATTGTTAATTCAAA
This is a stretch of genomic DNA from Pocillopora verrucosa isolate sample1 chromosome 12, ASM3666991v2, whole genome shotgun sequence. It encodes these proteins:
- the LOC131796873 gene encoding angiopoietin-related protein 7-like isoform X5 encodes the protein MRRSQQGIGSDLLFLALSVTYQILSSTQAFPIDCQKNTAVCLEEIMKEVTQVRFEVKILTENKTLARPKNCVELYHSGQRISGVYTVDPDGSGAFNVYCDQTTSDGGWIVFQKRMDGSVDFNRTWNEYKHGFGNLVGEFWLGLDKINRLTQNKTKNMLRVALGVTTRQTVHAEYEWFGIGNGTTDYRLYIGNMTTDATVSSDSLDPHKDLNFGTWDRDPANCTLKRGGGWWYGRSSNFAVSSNLNGIYPRCRKETWADIHWNKLDPNNPKGHAPTSTEMKIRPVDFF
- the LOC131796873 gene encoding angiopoietin-related protein 7-like isoform X6, whose translation is MRRSQQGIGSDLLFLALSVTYQILSSTQAFPIDCQKNTAVCLEEIMKEVTQVRFEVKILTENKTLARPKNCVELYHSGQRISGVYTVDPDGSGAFNVYCDQTTSDGGWIVFQKRMDGSVDFNRTWNEYKHGFGNLVGEFWLGLDKINRLTQNKTKNMLRVALGVTTRQTVHAEYEWFGIGNGTTDYRLYIGNMTNATVSSDSLDPHKDLNFGTWDRDPANCTLKRGGGWWYGRSSNFAVSSNLNGIYPRCRKETWADIHWNKLDPNNPKGHAPTSTEMKIRPVDFF
- the LOC131796873 gene encoding angiopoietin-related protein 7-like isoform X3, whose protein sequence is MLGERHQYSESTSDCVSQNMNFHVGPKQGSDLLFLALSVTYQILSSTQAFPIDCQKNTAVCLEEIMKEVTQVRFEVKILTENKTLARPKNCVELYHSGQRISGVYTVDPDGSGAFNVYCDQTTSDGGWIVFQKRMDGSVDFNRTWNEYKHGFGNLVGEFWLGLDKINRLTQNKTKNMLRVALGVTTRQTVHAEYEWFGIGNGTTDYRLYIGNMTNATVSSDSLDPHKDLNFGTWDRDPANCTLKRGGGWWYGRSSNFAVSSNLNGIYPRCRKETWADIHWNKLDPNNPKGHAPTSTEMKIRPVDFF
- the LOC131796873 gene encoding angiopoietin-related protein 7-like isoform X2, giving the protein MLGERHQYSESTSDCVSQNMNFHVGPKQGSDLLFLALSVTYQILSSTQAFPIDCQKNTAVCLEEIMKEVTQVRFEVKILTENKTLARPKNCVELYHSGQRISGVYTVDPDGSGAFNVYCDQTTSDGGWIVFQKRMDGSVDFNRTWNEYKHGFGNLVGEFWLGLDKINRLTQNKTKNMLRVALGVTTRQTVHAEYEWFGIGNGTTDYRLYIGNMTTDATVSSDSLDPHKDLNFGTWDRDPANCTLKRGGGWWYGRSSNFAVSSNLNGIYPRCRKETWADIHWNKLDPNNPKGHAPTSTEMKIRPVDFF